In Alicyclobacillus acidocaldarius subsp. acidocaldarius DSM 446, the genomic window GAAATTCCAGTGGCTTCGCAGACCATTTTGCCATATACCACGATTACGCCGTCAGATATCACTTGGAAACCAGTGCCCCGCGCAGCGGTGCCGAGTGACCTCGTGACCAACCCTGTGGGGAGACTTACGGTGCTTGGCGTTGCCGCAGGTGATCCGATTGAATCGAGTGAACTCGCCGCACAGGGATCCCTGCAGGCCTATGCGGCGTCTCAAAACGATGTGTTGGTGCCTGTGAATGTGAGTCCTTCGCCGATTACGGAAGCCGTGACGCCAGGCGCAACCGTGACGTTGGTGGTGAATGGCGTCGTCTATCACGATGTCCTCGTCGTTGCGACGAATGGGTCGAATGCGGGAGCCCTTCGTTCCATCACCAATCCCAATAGCCAGAACACGAACACTTGGGTGGTCATGGTGCCGTGGCAAGAGGGTGAAGCGTTGCTGAATCAAACCGCTCAGGTTGTGCTCGGAAATGTGCCGCAAAACGCGATCACGACAGGCGTGTTGCCCAATGGGACGACCATGGTGATTCAAGGCTCAACGCCTACGACCAACACGACCGCTTCAGGAACCTTGGCGCAACCGCCCGCAAACTACGGCAACACCGAGACGCTGCCCGAAGTCCAGCCTGGCCAGCACGTCACGATCCCGGCGACCGGAGGGACAACCCATGCGTCCAAGCGTTGACGATGCGCCACGGCGCGCGCTGAACCTGAACGTGGCGTCGATCGAATCCTACAAGCGCGCCTTGTTGCAGGAGCTGAGCAGGGAGACGGACTTCCTGTCACAAGTGCCCGACCGCACGGCGATGGCCTGGCAGTTGGCGACGCTCTCAAGGCGTGTGAACATCCCAACGGAAGTTCAGCGTACCGTGATCGACGCCATCTTGGCGGATGTGTACGACTATAGCATTCTCACGGAGCTTAAGGCCCGGCCCAAGGTGACGACGATTTGGGTCGCGGGCGATCGATGGGTCGAGTATCGCGAGGGCGGCGTGATCAAACGCTGGCATCGGCGCTTTGAAAACCTGGAAGACGTGTATCGATTCATCGAGCACAAACTCACCGGGACGCCGTTCCGATACGCCCGCAATGTGCCGGAGATCGACGCCATTCTGTCCGACGGCTCCCGTTTCCATGTGAAGCAGGGACCTTGCGGAATCACGGTCGAGGCTGGCGAAGGGCGGCGCGTGGTGCAGACGTTGCCGCTCATCACGATTCGGCAGTTTGTCTATCCGTATCCGTTAAGGGAACTGGTCAAGGATCCGTGGCTATACAAGTACTTGTCGCTGTTGCCTCTGCTCGGAGAATCGCTGTTGGTGACGGGCGCTCAGGAGTCGGGCAAAACGACCATGCTGAACGCCCTGACGGCGTTTCTGCCGCCGTGTCGGCTCATCATCATCGAGGAAGCGCCGGAGATGCAGCCTCAGCATCCCGACACGATCCGCCTCTGGAGCCGCGGCGTGGTAGGGACGCAAGGCTATGTGTCGATGGCGCAAAACCTAAAGGCTTCTTTACGAATGACAGGCGACGCGATGCTCGTGGGCGAGGTGCGAGACCCCGAGGTGTTGTGGATCTTCTTGGAGATGGCAAACCTCGGACTGATATGGGTGGCGACCACGCTCCATGCCTCGTCGGCGGAGGACGCCTTGCTCAGAGTGCGGATGCTCGGGATTTCGGCGCCGCCCCGTCCTGCGGAGGATACGGTGGCGTACCAGTTGGCCCGGGGCATCACACACGTCATCCACTTGGAGCGTAACGGGGAGTACCGCGGCGTCGTCGAGGTGCGCGAGATCACAGGATTTGAGAACGGTCGGATTCTTTCGCGGCCCGTGTTTGTGCGCGACGCGCGCACGGGCGACTTTATCTTCCACGGGGTGTCGGAACGCTTCAAGGCGAAGGCCTTGGCCCAAGGCGTGTCCCTGGAGGGATTGGCATGACGGGCATGGCCATTCTGGTGCTCGTGATTTCGCTGGGGCTCGTCTGGTGGACTCCCTTCATCTCGCGCTGGGAGACGCGCGAGAAACGCAAGCCGTTTCTCACGGAGGGCCGTCTGCCCGTCCAAACACCTTCCTACGTCGAGCGATTTCAAGCGGAGCTCGAGCGCTGGGGGTGGAGCGTCTCGAAACGCGTGATTACGCTCGCGTGGACAGGCTTAGCCTTGGTGGGCGCTCTGCTTCCGCAGGTGTTCGGCGACCCGATCTGGATGTCGTTCGGGCTCGCGGCGCTGTGCGCCTGTTTGCCGTTTCCTGTGTTTCGCGTGCTCAAGACGCGTTACGTGTGGCGGGTCGAAAAAGGACTGCGTGAGACGGCGCTGCCGCTGGGACTCTCGGTGCTCGAAGCGACGGAGGATGTAGGACTGGCGATTGAGGACATCCTGCGCCACGGCAAAGATCCTGTGATTCAACGAGAGTTCGAGGCGATTCGGGCGCGCGTCCAGGCGCTCGGGCTGCCGCCTGAAGACGCCCTGGTGGAACACGCGATGCAGTCCGGCGTCCCCGCCTTTCAATGGCTGGCCCAGTACACGCGGACACTCAAACGCTACGGTGCGAATCCGTCGACGATCTGGCGCGACGTGTTGACCGATCTGCAGGACCAGGCGCAGTTTCGCAGCATGATGAGGGCGAAGACCGCGTTCTACCGCTACGGTGCGTATGTGTTCGGCGCGGGAGGACTCTTCGGACTCATGGCGTTCTATCACGCGTATGCCCAGAGTCTCATCGGGTTTGTGCCGTGGGCGCTGTTGGCCTGGGCTGTGCTTGTCGGCGTGGGGGTTTATCGGATGGCGAGGTTGAGTTGAATGAAGACAGCGGCATTGTCTGCTCTCGCAGTGTCGGGGTTTCTCCTTTGGTTGGTGCCTTGGATTCAGCGCCTGGAGACGTGGTGGCACCGCCGGGTGTTCGTCGAGCTGCGATTTCAAAGTAGCTTGCGACAATGGGAGCGCCGTCTCGGGGATTGGCTCAGGCGATCACAGGTGAAACTCACGGCGCGGCAGTTTCTCCTGTTCTTGTTCTTCGCGGCGGTGTTGCTCCCTCTCATGATCTGGGGCGGTATGCACAGTCTGACGTTTGGCGTCGTTGTGGGCTGGAGCATGGCCGTGTACATGGCGATGTACCCCTGGCAGAAGCGCAAGCGGTTCGAGGACGACCTTCGCTTTGGGCTTCGACGCGTGAAGATGCTGATGGCTTCCCTCTATGAACGCGGCATCACGCCGGAGGACATGCTGCCGCTTCTCATCTCGGCGACAGACGGTGCGCTGAGGCAACTCTTGGAGCGGGCGTATCAGCGGATGCAGACAACTGACACACTCGCGGATGCTCTCACATGGATGGCACAAGAAACGGGACTTGCCGAGATGCGCCAGCTTGCGTCGGTCTGGATCCAGGCTGGGCGATACGAAGGGACGTCGCTTGAAACGCAGCTCAAGCAGATGGCGGTCGATGAGCGGGCGCAGTTTTTGTTTAACCTGGAGAAGCGCGCGGAGAGGAAGCGCATGAGCGTACTGTTTGAGGTGATTGCGTTCATTGCGCTGCCGACGATTTTTCTTGTGGGGATCCTGATTCTCATGCGGGCGTGGGCGGCGTTTGAGCACATGAGTGGTTTCTAAATTCCGATATCCCCTCTCTGCGAGAGCGCTTTTCATGCGCTAAATCAGCATTCGTTGAGCAATCTGGGACATCCAGTCGATGACGAATCCTATCATGACGCTCGTGAGGATGATCCATTGTACGGAGGTCCACCAATGCGGTTCGGAGCGACGTCGAACCCACATGTGGACACACTCCATCGCAAAAAGAATCAATGCCACAAGCGCGTACCATTCCCAATGGGCGCGAGCGGTGTGATAGAACGCCTGGAAAAATGCGTTTTGCAGTTGGTAGACGTAGTTTTGCAGAAGGAAAGGAGGATTCATGGTGCGCCGTCTCTCCCTGGCATCGTGGCTTCATGGTCTTGCGATCCTTATGCGCGTTATTCTCTTTTCTTTCTCCGGCGTCCCCATCGGTTTGTATCCATTTATTATCTATCACACAGTTGCCAATCCATCCGCAGTTTGGCTGATGTTCGCGATGCTAGTGTTGCCGATGATGGCATTCGCTTGTGTGCGCTGGTTCGAAATGCTGATCGCAACCCCTTGGTGGCCGCGCTGGTGGGGCAAGCTTTGGATCGCGCTTTCCATTTGCGCTGCGATTGTGTTCTGTCTCTTCCCGATCGAAAAAGCCACGATAGGGATGTGGTTTATCGCTTGTGAAGCCTACCTTGCAGCGTGCCTGATCGCCATGGCCTATCCGACGTTCGAGGAAATACGGGAACATGTGAGTCTTCGACAAGCCCAATCATAATCCCTGTCTGCTGCACCCCCTCTCCTATGAGAGGGGATTTTTATGCGCCGATTTCGGTCTACCGCACTCGCGGTGTTGACGTGCGGTCTGTGTTTAGCCACAACATCATGGCACATAGAGCGCGCGCACGCACTGATCGTCAATCAGACCTATACGGTGTCCTGCGGCTCGAATGGCTCTGCAGTTCTAACCGTCAACCCGAGCGGACAGACGAGCACGATTCCACTCACCATCGGCTGGCTTGGCGTCACGGGCCTGCTCGATCCGCCGACGCAAGAATTGAAGGTCGAAAACAGCAACACCTTCTTGCCGACGAGCCAATTCCCGGTCTACGCCCGAGCGGGAAGCGCGTTTACGACGCGGGTGTTCGTGTACCCGCCGGGGAACTGGCCGGTCACGGTCACCGAGACAGCGAGCATGGCGACATCGAACGGGACGATCTCCTGGACGGCGCAGACTCTCCAGGTGGCGCCACACCTCTACGTCGCAGGGTTCGTGCTACCCAAAGCCGCGAACGGGGACACGATCAACCTCACGGTTACCGCGACGGATAGCTGCGGTTCCGCGTCGCAGACATGGACGGATGTCGTGACGCTGGCGGGCAAGCCAGAATGGCAGCTTATCCACCTATCGAGTTGAAGGAGCGCTGGCAATGGTACTTTACGGACTTTTGTGGCTCTTTCTATTGGCTTGTTTGTTGGAGGCGGCGTTCCATGACCTGCGCACGGAGACCATCCCGTGGTGGCTCACGATCTACGGGAGTGTGGTGGGTGTCCTATTGCACGCGTTGTTCCAGGGCGTGATGGGCGGTCTGAATAGCTTCATCGCCTGTGCCGTATGGTTTGCCCTTGCTGAACTTTTGTGGCGGGTGTCGCCGATCGGTGGTGGCGATCTCAATCTTCTTGCCATGTCGGCAGCATACACCGGACTTGTGGGTCCAGTACTCATCTATCTGCTGGCAGGGATCGTGCAAATTGGCGTGTACGTGGCGGCCTTCGCACGCGGCGATATGCGCTTTCAGCGTCCGTTTGCACCCGCGATCTTGGGCGGGGCGTGCCTCATGCTCCTGTGGCAACTCACGGTGGTGATCAAATGAGATCGCTCCTGCTCTGGATGCTCGTGATCTTCCCGACCTTCACCGCGGGACTTTGGGCGTGGAATGGGTATCACCTGATCACGTCCATCGACCAGCGTGTTCAGCAGGCAACCCAGGCCGCCGCGCTCGCCGCGGTGTCTCAGGCTCAACCCGTAGCAACGTACGACAGTCAAGGGGACGGGCAGATCACGTGGAGCCTCGACCCAAACGCAGCGTCGCAGTGGGCCACGACCGTGTTCCAACAGGCTCTTGCGAAGGCCAATATTCCCGGGCTGCAAACGTCGCCCGTGTCCATCACCGTCGTGAATGGCGGCACGGTGGTGGCCCATGAGACC contains:
- a CDS encoding type II secretion system F family protein, whose product is MTGMAILVLVISLGLVWWTPFISRWETREKRKPFLTEGRLPVQTPSYVERFQAELERWGWSVSKRVITLAWTGLALVGALLPQVFGDPIWMSFGLAALCACLPFPVFRVLKTRYVWRVEKGLRETALPLGLSVLEATEDVGLAIEDILRHGKDPVIQREFEAIRARVQALGLPPEDALVEHAMQSGVPAFQWLAQYTRTLKRYGANPSTIWRDVLTDLQDQAQFRSMMRAKTAFYRYGAYVFGAGGLFGLMAFYHAYAQSLIGFVPWALLAWAVLVGVGVYRMARLS
- a CDS encoding ATPase, T2SS/T4P/T4SS family produces the protein MRPSVDDAPRRALNLNVASIESYKRALLQELSRETDFLSQVPDRTAMAWQLATLSRRVNIPTEVQRTVIDAILADVYDYSILTELKARPKVTTIWVAGDRWVEYREGGVIKRWHRRFENLEDVYRFIEHKLTGTPFRYARNVPEIDAILSDGSRFHVKQGPCGITVEAGEGRRVVQTLPLITIRQFVYPYPLRELVKDPWLYKYLSLLPLLGESLLVTGAQESGKTTMLNALTAFLPPCRLIIIEEAPEMQPQHPDTIRLWSRGVVGTQGYVSMAQNLKASLRMTGDAMLVGEVRDPEVLWIFLEMANLGLIWVATTLHASSAEDALLRVRMLGISAPPRPAEDTVAYQLARGITHVIHLERNGEYRGVVEVREITGFENGRILSRPVFVRDARTGDFIFHGVSERFKAKALAQGVSLEGLA
- a CDS encoding type II secretion system F family protein; this translates as MKTAALSALAVSGFLLWLVPWIQRLETWWHRRVFVELRFQSSLRQWERRLGDWLRRSQVKLTARQFLLFLFFAAVLLPLMIWGGMHSLTFGVVVGWSMAVYMAMYPWQKRKRFEDDLRFGLRRVKMLMASLYERGITPEDMLPLLISATDGALRQLLERAYQRMQTTDTLADALTWMAQETGLAEMRQLASVWIQAGRYEGTSLETQLKQMAVDERAQFLFNLEKRAERKRMSVLFEVIAFIALPTIFLVGILILMRAWAAFEHMSGF
- a CDS encoding SAF domain-containing protein; amino-acid sequence: MAMVSKATMGLGLLGVGVAVWLDWMVLERAHATVEIPVASQTILPYTTITPSDITWKPVPRAAVPSDLVTNPVGRLTVLGVAAGDPIESSELAAQGSLQAYAASQNDVLVPVNVSPSPITEAVTPGATVTLVVNGVVYHDVLVVATNGSNAGALRSITNPNSQNTNTWVVMVPWQEGEALLNQTAQVVLGNVPQNAITTGVLPNGTTMVIQGSTPTTNTTASGTLAQPPANYGNTETLPEVQPGQHVTIPATGGTTHASKR
- a CDS encoding prepilin peptidase, which produces MACLLEAAFHDLRTETIPWWLTIYGSVVGVLLHALFQGVMGGLNSFIACAVWFALAELLWRVSPIGGGDLNLLAMSAAYTGLVGPVLIYLLAGIVQIGVYVAAFARGDMRFQRPFAPAILGGACLMLLWQLTVVIK